The following are from one region of the Phycisphaerae bacterium genome:
- a CDS encoding CBS domain-containing protein, with translation MIVAEFMTPEPFVVHESEPLRRIIESFCGHGVFQIPVTDQSNRLVGIISDRDVCAAMARDSDEAMTLLVADIMTPSPVTVTPSTPLEDAVEILCQARFGALPVVVGEHVVGMITARHLLKKLLEVLQACSEHPRTFANSYTFESMASGVKSDRVPG, from the coding sequence TTGATCGTCGCCGAATTTATGACGCCGGAACCGTTCGTCGTTCACGAGAGTGAGCCGCTTCGCCGAATTATCGAGTCGTTCTGCGGTCACGGAGTTTTTCAGATTCCCGTGACAGATCAATCGAATCGGCTGGTGGGAATCATATCGGATCGGGATGTCTGCGCGGCGATGGCTCGCGATTCGGACGAAGCAATGACGCTACTGGTGGCGGATATCATGACGCCGTCGCCGGTGACCGTTACGCCTTCGACTCCGCTCGAGGATGCAGTCGAGATTCTTTGTCAGGCGCGGTTCGGTGCGTTGCCCGTGGTTGTCGGGGAGCACGTCGTGGGCATGATCACGGCTCGCCACCTGCTCAAGAAGCTGCTGGAGGTTTTGCAGGCGTGCAGCGAACACCCCCGCACGTTTGCGAATTCTTACACATTTGAATCAATGGCGTCGGGCGTGAAATCTGATCGCGTGCCGGGCTGA
- a CDS encoding thioredoxin domain-containing protein, with protein MSQNAGDTEQRRPNRLNHATSPYLLQHAHNPVDWYEWDPEALERAREEDKPIFLSIGYSACHWCHVMERECFENQQIAAVMNEFFVCIKVDREERPDLDEIYMMATQVFTRSGGWPMSVWLTPDQRPFFAGTYFPPRSSHGRPGFEDVLRYLARVWREERDKVIQQADALTDAVKSLTVVEPGDELPPYSLIPSTAEVFARAFDTVQGGISGGGTNKFPPSMSMDLMLRAYHASTHQGEPKAGLLRMVELTLDKMAHGGIYDQIGGGICRYSTDVDWLVPHFEKMLYDQALVSDIYQKAYQLTRKPLYARIAREIHDYVIADLQGPEGGFYSSRDADSEGVEGKFYIWTFDEVRSALGENESALFCDYYDITPSGNWEGHNIPNVPRPIEVVAKAHGLEPSQLETRLTASRKKLFDLRETRVKPHLDDKILASWNGLMIASMAKAARILEDTRYQDAAARAADFVLTRMRDPNGRLLRNYRNGRTHTLGYLDDYAFMIEASLNLYETTLDIRWLDEAERLNRHVMEHYRDADGGGFFFTADDAEKTLIRSRSAIDNAVPSGSSVQFLNLQRLSILLGRSDLDEEARRTAQTFGRKLVNSPFSSERMLSGMDFLHRRPKEVAIVAPARDTAANRMLDAVWRIYLPNLVVAGRFEADPAAATAGIHIPLLDRRTALHGRPTAFVCRDYICASPISDEAALINELAG; from the coding sequence ATGTCCCAAAACGCCGGCGACACAGAGCAGCGGCGCCCGAACAGGCTGAATCACGCTACAAGCCCGTACCTGCTCCAGCATGCGCACAACCCGGTGGATTGGTACGAATGGGACCCCGAGGCGCTCGAGCGCGCCCGCGAAGAGGACAAACCGATATTCCTTTCGATCGGCTACTCCGCCTGCCATTGGTGCCACGTCATGGAGCGCGAATGCTTCGAGAACCAGCAGATCGCCGCCGTGATGAATGAGTTTTTCGTCTGCATAAAAGTGGATCGCGAAGAACGACCTGACCTCGACGAAATCTACATGATGGCCACGCAGGTCTTTACCCGTTCCGGCGGCTGGCCCATGTCGGTCTGGCTCACGCCCGACCAGCGACCGTTCTTTGCGGGGACGTACTTCCCGCCCCGGAGCAGCCACGGCCGCCCCGGATTCGAAGACGTACTGCGCTACCTTGCACGAGTCTGGCGAGAGGAACGCGACAAAGTCATCCAGCAGGCCGACGCGCTGACCGATGCGGTCAAGTCGCTCACCGTCGTCGAGCCGGGAGATGAATTGCCCCCCTACTCGCTCATTCCCTCCACAGCGGAAGTCTTTGCCCGCGCGTTCGACACAGTACAGGGCGGCATTAGCGGCGGAGGGACCAACAAATTCCCCCCATCCATGTCAATGGATCTCATGCTCCGAGCCTACCATGCATCAACCCACCAAGGCGAGCCGAAGGCCGGATTGCTCCGAATGGTTGAATTGACACTCGACAAGATGGCCCACGGCGGAATCTACGATCAGATCGGCGGCGGCATATGCCGCTATTCGACCGACGTCGACTGGCTCGTGCCCCACTTTGAAAAGATGCTCTACGATCAGGCGCTCGTCTCGGACATCTACCAGAAAGCGTACCAGCTCACCAGGAAGCCGCTATACGCGCGGATCGCCCGCGAAATACACGATTACGTCATTGCCGATCTCCAGGGGCCCGAGGGCGGTTTTTATTCCTCCCGCGATGCCGACAGCGAGGGTGTCGAAGGGAAATTCTATATCTGGACATTCGACGAGGTGCGGAGCGCGCTGGGAGAAAATGAATCCGCGCTCTTCTGCGACTACTACGACATCACACCGTCAGGCAATTGGGAAGGGCACAACATCCCAAACGTGCCGCGGCCGATCGAGGTGGTCGCAAAGGCCCACGGGTTGGAACCCTCACAGCTTGAAACACGTCTGACGGCATCCCGCAAAAAGCTCTTCGACCTGCGCGAGACGCGCGTCAAGCCCCATCTCGATGACAAGATTCTGGCATCTTGGAATGGTTTGATGATCGCCTCCATGGCGAAAGCCGCTCGAATCCTCGAAGACACGCGATATCAAGATGCGGCCGCCCGGGCCGCTGATTTCGTCCTGACAAGGATGCGCGACCCAAACGGTCGTTTGCTCCGCAACTATCGCAACGGACGAACCCACACCCTCGGCTACCTCGATGACTATGCATTCATGATCGAGGCATCCCTGAACCTCTATGAAACCACCCTCGATATCCGCTGGCTCGACGAAGCGGAGCGATTGAACCGGCATGTCATGGAACACTACCGCGACGCTGACGGCGGGGGCTTCTTCTTCACGGCCGACGACGCCGAGAAAACTTTGATTCGATCGAGGAGCGCAATCGACAACGCAGTTCCATCGGGAAGTTCCGTTCAGTTTCTGAACCTTCAGCGTCTCTCGATTCTGCTTGGCCGAAGCGACCTTGACGAAGAAGCGCGCAGGACGGCTCAAACATTCGGGCGAAAGCTCGTCAACTCGCCCTTTAGCTCCGAGCGGATGCTCAGCGGCATGGATTTTCTCCATCGCCGCCCGAAGGAAGTCGCCATCGTGGCGCCCGCGCGCGACACCGCCGCAAATCGGATGCTTGACGCGGTCTGGCGCATCTACTTGCCGAATCTGGTGGTCGCCGGCAGATTCGAAGCCGATCCGGCCGCCGCAACCGCGGGGATCCACATCCCCCTGCTGGACCGCAGAACCGCCCTGCACGGTAGACCGACGGCGTTTGTTTGCCGCGATTACATCTGCGCATCGCCAATATCCGACGAGGCAGCGCTGATCAACGAATTGGCCGGATGA
- the sppA gene encoding signal peptide peptidase SppA — MIKKLRSFLIIAVAAAAIPVASVARAADGDIIAMFNLKGPLPEQPDSSGLAALLGERAPNTMFDLLEKLRKARMDKAVKALIFHLDDAALGFAQIQELRSQFEALRAADKDVWVFSEGLGNGTLMLASAASKVVLVPAGEVVIPGFYAESLYFKNMLTKIGVEADILHCGDYKSAGEMFYRTGPSKEDEAQTNKLLDSIFSTWIEELAKSRQISPEKVRALVDKGILSSEEALEAKLVDKLMYREDFVEAIKSRYGDDTKVVTNYGGAKTPEIDLNNPFAIFKLFGDLMKLPTKSTKPAIAVVYVENAITSGKSEESLFGGASNAGSDTVRKAIAEACDDDTVKALVLRVDSPGGSALASDIMCEAAARFKKTGRPFIVSMGNVAASGGYYVSTLADKIFAEPATITGSIGVVGGKMVTKGLWDWVGVTGHEYKRGAHSDIMNSNRTWDDQERAVMMNMMNRVYGDFKNRVLAGRKDRLKGEIEGLAGGRVYTGAQALELGLVDQLGGMVDAIRYAADAADVSDYELRVFPRPKSFMDVFSAIFGGESKDDEFMMRTRAGGLKLQHQPSVATMLDAVRAIDPQKAQVMEKFMTQVELLSNEGVLLIGPHCNLIIR; from the coding sequence ATGATTAAGAAACTTCGAAGTTTTCTCATCATCGCGGTCGCGGCGGCGGCGATTCCGGTCGCCTCCGTGGCCCGCGCGGCAGACGGCGACATCATTGCCATGTTCAATTTGAAGGGCCCATTGCCGGAACAGCCGGATTCAAGCGGACTGGCGGCCCTGCTCGGTGAGCGGGCGCCGAACACCATGTTCGATCTGCTCGAGAAGCTTCGCAAGGCTCGAATGGACAAGGCGGTCAAGGCCTTGATCTTCCATCTGGACGACGCCGCCCTTGGGTTCGCCCAGATTCAGGAGCTTCGCTCCCAGTTCGAGGCGCTGCGGGCTGCCGACAAGGATGTCTGGGTCTTCAGCGAGGGCCTGGGTAACGGCACCCTGATGCTCGCCTCCGCGGCCAGTAAGGTCGTGCTGGTCCCCGCAGGCGAAGTGGTCATTCCAGGCTTCTATGCCGAATCGCTCTACTTCAAGAACATGCTCACGAAGATTGGCGTCGAGGCTGACATTCTGCATTGCGGCGACTACAAGTCCGCCGGCGAAATGTTCTATCGAACCGGCCCGAGCAAGGAGGATGAAGCGCAGACCAACAAACTGCTCGACTCGATCTTCAGCACCTGGATTGAGGAACTCGCCAAGAGCCGCCAGATCAGCCCCGAGAAAGTCAGAGCCCTGGTTGACAAGGGCATCCTCAGCTCCGAGGAGGCGCTCGAGGCAAAGCTTGTTGACAAACTCATGTACCGTGAGGACTTCGTCGAGGCGATCAAGAGCCGCTACGGCGACGATACCAAGGTGGTCACCAACTATGGCGGCGCCAAGACGCCGGAAATCGACCTTAACAACCCCTTCGCGATCTTCAAGCTGTTCGGCGATCTCATGAAACTGCCGACGAAGTCGACCAAGCCCGCGATCGCCGTCGTCTACGTCGAAAATGCCATCACCAGCGGCAAATCGGAAGAGAGTCTCTTTGGCGGCGCATCTAACGCCGGCTCCGACACGGTTCGCAAAGCGATTGCCGAAGCTTGTGACGATGACACCGTCAAAGCACTCGTTCTTCGGGTGGACTCGCCCGGAGGCTCAGCGCTCGCCAGCGACATCATGTGTGAGGCTGCCGCGAGATTCAAAAAGACCGGTCGCCCCTTCATCGTCTCGATGGGCAATGTCGCCGCAAGCGGCGGATACTACGTGTCCACGCTCGCAGACAAGATTTTCGCCGAGCCCGCCACGATCACCGGCTCCATCGGAGTGGTTGGCGGCAAGATGGTCACAAAGGGCCTCTGGGACTGGGTCGGTGTCACCGGCCACGAATACAAGCGCGGCGCGCACAGCGACATCATGAACTCCAACCGGACCTGGGACGATCAGGAACGCGCCGTCATGATGAACATGATGAATCGAGTCTATGGCGACTTCAAGAATCGGGTTCTGGCAGGCCGCAAGGACCGCCTTAAAGGGGAAATCGAAGGTCTTGCCGGCGGCCGGGTTTACACCGGCGCTCAGGCGCTTGAACTCGGACTGGTCGATCAGCTGGGCGGCATGGTGGACGCCATTCGTTACGCTGCGGACGCAGCCGACGTGAGCGATTACGAGCTTCGTGTGTTTCCACGACCCAAGTCGTTCATGGATGTCTTCAGCGCGATCTTCGGAGGGGAAAGCAAGGACGACGAGTTCATGATGAGGACCCGGGCCGGTGGTTTGAAACTGCAGCATCAGCCGTCTGTCGCGACCATGCTGGATGCGGTCCGGGCAATTGATCCTCAGAAAGCCCAGGTCATGGAGAAGTTCATGACCCAGGTGGAGTTGCTCTCAAATGAGGGCGTCCTGCTGATCGGCCCCCACTGCAATTTGATAATTCGCTGA
- a CDS encoding DUF2817 domain-containing protein, with translation MPEKHVEIADAFAPPLIGLVTLSLLGIGLTSACIPPDQRQTVRRDARTVAPVRGLIGRSVQGRPIEYHAFGCGRDVVLIMATIHGDEDAGTPLTRHLIDHLEGQPDLVDGRRIIIITDMNPDGRHHQTRYNARGVDLNRNFPATNFNEQGHHGPRPLSEPESIALHALIDRESPRRIVSIHQPLNYGSECIDYDGPAESLAQAMAEHTDIPVRRIGSRPGSLGSYAGETLGIPIITLELPKDAKGVAGRELWNQYGRMMLAAISYPEKL, from the coding sequence ATGCCCGAAAAGCATGTCGAAATTGCTGACGCTTTCGCCCCGCCGCTGATCGGGCTGGTCACCTTGTCCCTGCTTGGCATCGGGCTGACCTCCGCATGTATTCCTCCGGATCAGCGACAAACCGTTCGTCGCGACGCGCGGACCGTCGCACCTGTCCGCGGTCTCATCGGTCGTTCCGTGCAGGGCCGGCCGATTGAATACCACGCGTTCGGCTGTGGCCGGGATGTGGTCCTCATCATGGCGACCATCCACGGAGACGAAGATGCCGGCACCCCGCTGACCCGGCATTTGATCGACCACCTCGAAGGCCAGCCCGATCTCGTCGACGGCAGGCGGATCATCATCATCACTGATATGAACCCTGATGGCCGACACCACCAGACGCGATACAACGCACGGGGCGTCGATCTGAATCGGAACTTCCCCGCGACGAATTTCAATGAGCAAGGCCATCACGGTCCACGCCCGCTCTCTGAACCGGAGAGCATCGCCCTTCATGCGCTCATTGACCGCGAGAGTCCCCGCCGCATCGTAAGCATCCACCAGCCGCTGAACTACGGCAGCGAGTGCATTGACTACGATGGCCCAGCCGAGTCCCTTGCACAGGCCATGGCGGAACATACGGATATTCCGGTCAGACGTATCGGCAGCCGGCCGGGGTCGCTCGGATCGTACGCCGGCGAGACACTCGGCATCCCGATTATCACGCTGGAACTTCCCAAGGACGCAAAAGGCGTCGCTGGACGCGAACTGTGGAACCAATACGGCCGAATGATGCTCGCGGCGATCTCCTATCCCGAAAAGCTCTGA